A stretch of Cheilinus undulatus linkage group 20, ASM1832078v1, whole genome shotgun sequence DNA encodes these proteins:
- the LOC121528537 gene encoding protein NLRC3-like — MTLPAVWQTQSEDQKMSDCEDRGGDGRSSVSDCVSLKSNKSRGRLIDFSNDPAGSEKCLSVACQFPQTQSEDQKMSDCEDREEDGRSSVPDCVSLKSDKSRGRLIDFSNDPAGSEKRTVKRSAPVEEQQSSCASCQNVPKDPVSTSCGHWICAQCISSCKDQSASSGESYCPRCGKKSRLQRQRSSQLSTAQNIDLKAVLEEHKTNLRRICESVAEGTNEAGTRTSFNKVYTELYITEGHSEYVDNQHEVRQLAKMKTLYETAIKCQDIFKPLSDQQTRTRVVLTNGVAGVGKTFTVQKFILDWAEGLENQDISLVILLSFRELNLIRDEQYSLLKLLHVFHPTLKKIPAESLTVCKVLFIFDGLDESRLSFDFPNTDVVSDISKASSVSVLLTNLIKGNLLPSALIWITSRPAAANQIPPSCVDRVTEVRGFTDAQKEEYFRKRFTDEDLSERIISHIKTSRSLHITCLIPVFCWITATVLEHMMTTKQSGELPKTLTDMYSHFLLVQTKRKKQKYETTHELTKADSEVLLKLGKLAFEHLERGDIMFYQEDLERCGVDLTEASVRSGVCTEIFRRECGIFDIPVYCFVHLSVQEYLAAVYMYHSYTIRNTDAVDTFIGKKSLYFFLRGAMEKSLESKNGHLDLFICFLHGLSLEPNQRLLGGLLGHTNHSPEIIRRVIKNLKEMNNEEISPDRSINIFHCLTEMNDLSVHRDIQEFLKSERRPQKLSEIHCSALAYMLQMSEEVLDELDLQKYNASEQGRLRLIPAVRNCKKALFSDSGITDTHCEIVASALKTNPSHLRELDLSNNKLQDSGVKQLSAGLRSPNCRLEHLRLWSCSLSESSCESLASAIKCNPSHLKELDLSSNKLQDGAVELLCDFLKSSLCGLESLRLWHCSLSESSCVSLASALKTNPSHLKELDLSLNKLPDSGVELLCGFLKSPKCDLETMRLKDCRLSEISSVSLASALKSNPFYLRELELSCNKLQDSAASLLWDFLRTPKCRLETLELLYCNLSEISCASLTSAVRSRSSSLKKLVLKGNKLRDEDLEVLRGLEESTHNSLQSLRF, encoded by the exons atgac cttGCCTGCAGTATGGCAAACACAATCTGAAGATCAGAAGATGAGTGACTGTGAGGACAGAGGGGGGGATGGAAGGTCCTCGGTGTCAGACTGTGTATCGTTGAAGAGTAACAAGTCCAGAGGTCGTCTTATTGACTTCAGTAATGATCCTGCAGGCTCAGAGAAATG TTTGTCTGTAGCGTGTCAGTTTCCCCAAACACAATCTGAAGATCAGAAGATGAGTGACTGtgaggacagagaggaggacGGAAGGTCCTCTGTGCCAGACTGTGTATCGTTGAAGAGTGACAAGTCCAGAGGTCGTCTTATTGACTTCAGTAATGATCCTGCAGGCTCAGAGAAACG AACTGTGAAGAGGAGTGCTCCAGTGGAGGAGCAGCAGTCCAGCTGTGCTTCATGTCAAAATGTCCCTAAAGATCCAGTTTCCACCAGCTGTGGACACTGGATCTGTGCACAGTGCATCAGCTCATGCAAAGACCAGTCTGCTTCATCAGGAGAGTCCTACTGTCCTCGGTGCGGGAAAAAATCCAGACTACAGAGGCAGAGGTCCAGTCAGCTCAGCACAGCACAAA ATATTGATCTGAAGGCTGTTTTAGAGGAGCATAAGACCAATCTGAGAAGGATATGTGAAAGTGTGGCTGAAGGAACCAACGAAGCAGGAACTAGAACCTCCTTCAACAAGGTCTACACTGAGCTCTACATCACTGAGGGACACAGTGAGTATGTTGACAACCAACATGAGGTGAGGCAGCTTGCCAAGATGAAGACCCTCTATGAGACTGCAATCAAATGCCAAGACATATTCAAACCCTTATCAGACCAACAGACACGGACCAGGGTCGTTCTGACGAACGGCGTCGCTGGTGTTGGAAAAACCTTCACAGTGCAAAAGTTCATTTTGGACTGGGCAGAAGGTTTAGAAAACCAGGACATCAGTCTGGTGATTCTGCTTTCATTCAGGGAGCTGAACTTGATCAGAGATGAGCAGTACAGTCTTCTTAAGCTGCTCCATGTTTTCCATCCAACACTAAAGAAGATCCCAGCAGAGTCCCTCACCGTCTGTAAGGTTTTGTTCATCTTTGACGGTCTGGATGAAAGTAGACTTTCATTCGATTTCCCAAACACTGACGTTGTGTCTGATATCTCAAAAGCATCATCAGTCAGTGTGCTGTTAACAAACCTCATCAAGGGGAATCTGCTTCCCTCAGCTCTCATCTGGATCACGTCtcgacctgcagcagccaatcagatccctccGTCATGTGTTGACAGGGTAACGGAAGTACGAGGCTTCACCGATGCCCAGAAGGAAGAATACTTCCGGAAGAGGTTTACTGATGAAGATCTGTCTGAAAGAATCATCTCACACATCAAGACATCCAGGAGCCTCCACATCACGTGTCTGATCCCagtcttctgctggatcactgctacAGTCCTGGAGCACATGATGACCACAAAGCAGAGTGGAGAGCTGCCCAAGACCCTGACGGACATGTACTCACACTTCCTGTTGGTTCAgacaaagaggaagaagcagaagTATGAGACAACACATGAGCTTACCAAAGCTGACAGTGAAGTCCTTCTGAAGCTGGGGAAACTGGCATTTGAACACCTGGAGAGAGGAGACATCATGTTCTACCAAGAAGACCTGGAGCGCTGTGGTGTTGATCTCACAGAGGCCTCGGTGCGCTCAGGAGTTTGTACAGAGATTTTCAGAAGAGAGTGCGGGATCTTCGACATACCAGTCTACTGCTTTGTACATCTTAGCGTTCAGGAGTACCTGGCTGCAGTCTACATGTACCATAGTTACACCATCAGGAACACTGATGCAGTGGACACTTTTATTGGGAAGAAGTCCCTGTATTTCTTTCTGAGAGGAGCTATGGAGAAATCCCTCGAAAGTAAAAATGGCCACCTGGATCTGTTTATTTGCTTTCTTCATGGCCTTTCTCTAGAGCCCAACCAAAGACTGTTAGGAGGACTGCTGGGCCACACAAACCACAGTCCAGAAATCATCAGAAGAGTCATCAAAAATCTGAAGGAGATGAACAATGAAGAGATCTCTCCAGACAGAAGCATCAACATCTTCCACTGTCTGACAGAGATGAATGACCTCTCAGTGCATCGGGATATCCAGGAGTTTCTAAAGTCAGAGAGAAGACCTCAGAAACTCTCTGAGATCCACTGCTCAGCTCTGGCCTACATGCTGCAGATGTCAGAAGAGGTTCTGGATGAGTTGGACCTGCAGAAGTATAACGCATCAGAACAGGGGCGACTGAGACTGATTCCAGCAGTCAGGAACTGCAAAAAGGCTCT ATTTTCTGACAGTGGAATAACAGACACTCATTGTGAAATTGTGGCCTCAGCACTGAAGACCAACCCCTCCCATCTGAGAGAGCTGGACTTGTCCAACAACAAGCTGCAAGACTCAGGAGTGAAGCAGCTGTCAGCTGGACTGAGGAGTCCAAACTGCAGACTCGAGCATCTAAG GTTGTGGAGCTGCAGTTTGTCAGAGAGCAGCTGTGAGTCTCTGGCCTCAGCTATAAAGTGCAACCCCTCTCATCTGAAAGAGCTGGACCTGAGCAGCAACAAGCTGCAGGATGGGGCAGTGGAGCTGCTTTGTGATTTCTTGAAGAGTTCACTGTGTGGACTGGAGTCTCTGAG ATTATGGCACTGCAGTTTGTCAGAGAGCAGCTGCGTttctctggcctcagctctgaAGACCAACCCCTCCCATCTGAAAGAGCTGGACCTGAGCCTCAACAAGCTACCTGATTCAGGAGTGGAGCTGCTATGTGGCTTTCTGAAGAGTCCAAAATGTGACTTAGAGACCATGAG ATTGAAGGACTGCAGATTGTCTGAGATCAGCTCTGTTTCTCTGGCTTCTGCCCTGAAATCCAACCCTTTCTATCTGAGAGAGCTGGAGCTGAGCTGCAACAAGCTGCAGGACTCTGCAGCATCGCTGCTGTGGGATTTTCTGAGGACACCAAAGTGTAGACTGGAGACTTTGGA attgCTTTACTGCAATTTGTCAGAGATCAGCTGTGCTTCGCTGACTTCTGCTGTGAGGTCCAGATCTTCATCTCTAAAGAAGCTAGTGCTGAAAGGAAACAAGCTGCGAGATGAAGACCTGGAGGTGCTGCGAGGTCTTGAGGAGAGTACACACAACAGTCTGCAATCTCTGAG GTTTTAG
- the pemt gene encoding phosphatidylethanolamine N-methyltransferase isoform X2, translating into MVNVHEHRWASIVHGMCTSERDDEVCGNKDPADLEHSVLLDCCGGLNNVDYSKMDLTFMEDLLKHIKPHDSSFCIAVIAIIFNPLFWNVVARWEHRTHRLSRLFGSPFLACYCLGFAIILLNVYRSHSITVAMKAQARWGVLERTEVFYAGVALIVLGTVLVVSSFLALGFTGTFLGSSRPVVLNLFSPGPPKYRFQRPGTPTVPEGG; encoded by the exons ATGGTAAACGTACACGAGCACAGGTGGGCTTCCATAGTCCACGGAATGTGCACGAGCGAGAGGGACGACGAAGTTTGTGGGAACAAGGATCCTGCTGATCTCGAGCATTCTGTGCTGCTAGACTGCTGTGGAGGATTGAACAACGTCGACTATTCCAAG aTGGACTTGACTTTTATGGAAGACTTGCTGAAACACATCAAGCCTCATGACTCCAGCTTTTGTATCGCTGTAATCGCTATCATTTTCAATCCTCTCTTCTGGAATGTG GTGGCAAGGTGGGAACATCGTACACATCGGCTCTCCAGGCTCTTTGGTAGTCCTTTTCTGGCTTGCTACTGTCTGGGTTTTGCCATCATCCTGCTCAATGTGTATCGCAGCCACAG TATTACAGTGGCGATGAAAGCCCAGGCCAGATGGGGGGTGTTGGAGAGGACTGAAGTTTTCTATGCTGGTGTAGCTCTCATAGTGCTGGGCACTGTGCTGGTGGTAAGCAGCTTCCTGGCCCTAGGATTCACTGGAACATTCCTCG GGTCCTCTAGACCAGTggtcctcaaccttttcagcccaggacccccaaaatataggttccagagaccggggacccccactgtacctgaaggtggctga
- the pemt gene encoding phosphatidylethanolamine N-methyltransferase isoform X1: MVNVHEHRWASIVHGMCTSERDDEVCGNKDPADLEHSVLLDCCGGLNNVDYSKMDLTFMEDLLKHIKPHDSSFCIAVIAIIFNPLFWNVVARWEHRTHRLSRLFGSPFLACYCLGFAIILLNVYRSHSITVAMKAQARWGVLERTEVFYAGVALIVLGTVLVVSSFLALGFTGTFLGDYFGILMEEKVTGFPFNLTENPMYWGSTANYLGLALIGASPVGLVLTAMVAMAYSVAIRFEGPFTEQIYEEQSHRSKHE; this comes from the exons ATGGTAAACGTACACGAGCACAGGTGGGCTTCCATAGTCCACGGAATGTGCACGAGCGAGAGGGACGACGAAGTTTGTGGGAACAAGGATCCTGCTGATCTCGAGCATTCTGTGCTGCTAGACTGCTGTGGAGGATTGAACAACGTCGACTATTCCAAG aTGGACTTGACTTTTATGGAAGACTTGCTGAAACACATCAAGCCTCATGACTCCAGCTTTTGTATCGCTGTAATCGCTATCATTTTCAATCCTCTCTTCTGGAATGTG GTGGCAAGGTGGGAACATCGTACACATCGGCTCTCCAGGCTCTTTGGTAGTCCTTTTCTGGCTTGCTACTGTCTGGGTTTTGCCATCATCCTGCTCAATGTGTATCGCAGCCACAG TATTACAGTGGCGATGAAAGCCCAGGCCAGATGGGGGGTGTTGGAGAGGACTGAAGTTTTCTATGCTGGTGTAGCTCTCATAGTGCTGGGCACTGTGCTGGTGGTAAGCAGCTTCCTGGCCCTAGGATTCACTGGAACATTCCTCG GTGATTACTTTGGTATCCTAATGGAGGAGAAGGTGACAGGCTTTCCCTTCAACCTCACAGAGAACCCGATGTACTGGGGGAGCACAGCTAACTATCTCGGCCTGGCACTCAT CGGTGCCAGTCCTGTTGGTCTTGTCCTGACTGCCATGGTCGCTATGGCGTACAGTGTTGCCATAAGATTTGAGGG ACCATTCACTGAACAGATCTATGAGGAACAGAGCCATCGGAGCAAGCATGAGTGA